A DNA window from Bubalus bubalis isolate 160015118507 breed Murrah chromosome 20, NDDB_SH_1, whole genome shotgun sequence contains the following coding sequences:
- the LOC123330708 gene encoding uncharacterized protein LOC123330708 isoform X3 produces the protein MPSGDEFGLAVKTKSEGETRTEPRLTPSLSNAGFRPPRTPVFPGSPSRSRLLAAHPDPGAQKPQGNLSRLGIGWSHNRYGGVAYVDERRAEAAGPAPPGPRCPACAHAEVPEVVPRVGEAGPRDEQELSVRRWCEGSDRACRVGRARGCWAVGLHIPKLRASPSVEADVPLRPPAHHDFRSQRGFLWSNGEGYQEQSAHPGLTRPVDIQPWLLSFAHLPQSLGIRGCFLEEVKELEPSSGYRDRCNGL, from the exons ATGCCCAGTGGGGATGAGTTCGGTCTGGCTGTGAAAACAAAATCGGAAGGTGAGACTAGAACGGAGCCGCGACTCACACCCTCACTCTCAAATGCGGGGTTCCGGCCGCCCAGAACTCCTGTTTTCCCGGGCTCCCCCTCCAGGTCGCGTCTTCTCGCTGCGCACCCAGACCCTGGGGCCCAGAAACCTCAAGGCAACTTGTCTAGGTTGGGGATTGGTTGGTCACACAACCGGTATGGGGGCGTGGCGTATGTAGATGAGCGGCGCGCGGAGGCTGCTGGTCCCGCTCCTCCCGGGCCTCGGTGTCCTGCGTGTGCACACGCGGAGGTTCCTGAGGTTGTTCCCCGGGTGGGCGAGGCCGGGCCGAGGGACGAGCAGGAGCTGAGTGTGCGGAGGTGGTGCGAGGGAAGTGACCGTGCGTGCAGAGTGGGGCGAGCTCGAGGGTGCTGGGCGGTGG GTTTGCATATTCCGAAACTAAGAGCCTCACCTTCCGTGGAAGCTGATGTACCCCTTCGCCCTCCTGCCCACCATGACTTCCGGTCGCAGCGAGGCTTCCTGTGGAGTAATGGAGAAGGCTATCAAGAGCAATCAGCACACCCAGGCTTAACCAGGCCTGTAGATATCCAGCCTTGGCTGCTCTCCTTCGCCCACCTACCCCAATCCCTGGGCATAAGGGgctgcttcctggaagaagtcAAG
- the LOC123330708 gene encoding uncharacterized protein LOC123330708 isoform X5, which produces MPSGDEFGLAVKTKSEGETRTEPRLTPSLSNAGFRPPRTPVFPGSPSRSRLLAAHPDPGAQKPQGNLSRLGIGWSHNRYGGVAYVDERRAEAAGPAPPGPRCPACAHAEVPEVVPRVGEAGPRDEQELSVRRWCEGSDRACRVGRARGCWAVGLHIPKLRASPSVEADVPLRPPAHHDFRSQRGFLWSNGEGYQEQSAHPGLTRPELEPSSGYRDRCNGL; this is translated from the exons ATGCCCAGTGGGGATGAGTTCGGTCTGGCTGTGAAAACAAAATCGGAAGGTGAGACTAGAACGGAGCCGCGACTCACACCCTCACTCTCAAATGCGGGGTTCCGGCCGCCCAGAACTCCTGTTTTCCCGGGCTCCCCCTCCAGGTCGCGTCTTCTCGCTGCGCACCCAGACCCTGGGGCCCAGAAACCTCAAGGCAACTTGTCTAGGTTGGGGATTGGTTGGTCACACAACCGGTATGGGGGCGTGGCGTATGTAGATGAGCGGCGCGCGGAGGCTGCTGGTCCCGCTCCTCCCGGGCCTCGGTGTCCTGCGTGTGCACACGCGGAGGTTCCTGAGGTTGTTCCCCGGGTGGGCGAGGCCGGGCCGAGGGACGAGCAGGAGCTGAGTGTGCGGAGGTGGTGCGAGGGAAGTGACCGTGCGTGCAGAGTGGGGCGAGCTCGAGGGTGCTGGGCGGTGG GTTTGCATATTCCGAAACTAAGAGCCTCACCTTCCGTGGAAGCTGATGTACCCCTTCGCCCTCCTGCCCACCATGACTTCCGGTCGCAGCGAGGCTTCCTGTGGAGTAATGGAGAAGGCTATCAAGAGCAATCAGCACACCCAGGCTTAACCAGGCCT
- the LOC123330708 gene encoding uncharacterized protein LOC123330708 isoform X4, which yields MPSGDEFGLAVKTKSEGETRTEPRLTPSLSNAGFRPPRTPVFPGSPSRSRLLAAHPDPGAQKPQGNLSRLGIGWSHNRYGGVAYVDERRAEAAGPAPPGPRCPACAHAEVPEVVPRVGEAGPRDEQELSVRRWCEGSDRACRVGRARGCWAVGLHIPKLRASPSVEADVPLRPPAHHDFRSQRGFLWSNGEGYQEQSAHPGLTRNLNLPAATGIGATAYES from the exons ATGCCCAGTGGGGATGAGTTCGGTCTGGCTGTGAAAACAAAATCGGAAGGTGAGACTAGAACGGAGCCGCGACTCACACCCTCACTCTCAAATGCGGGGTTCCGGCCGCCCAGAACTCCTGTTTTCCCGGGCTCCCCCTCCAGGTCGCGTCTTCTCGCTGCGCACCCAGACCCTGGGGCCCAGAAACCTCAAGGCAACTTGTCTAGGTTGGGGATTGGTTGGTCACACAACCGGTATGGGGGCGTGGCGTATGTAGATGAGCGGCGCGCGGAGGCTGCTGGTCCCGCTCCTCCCGGGCCTCGGTGTCCTGCGTGTGCACACGCGGAGGTTCCTGAGGTTGTTCCCCGGGTGGGCGAGGCCGGGCCGAGGGACGAGCAGGAGCTGAGTGTGCGGAGGTGGTGCGAGGGAAGTGACCGTGCGTGCAGAGTGGGGCGAGCTCGAGGGTGCTGGGCGGTGG GTTTGCATATTCCGAAACTAAGAGCCTCACCTTCCGTGGAAGCTGATGTACCCCTTCGCCCTCCTGCCCACCATGACTTCCGGTCGCAGCGAGGCTTCCTGTGGAGTAATGGAGAAGGCTATCAAGAGCAATCAGCACACCCAGGCTTAACCAG
- the LOC102400531 gene encoding E2F-associated phosphoprotein isoform X3, which produces MVSEGLVTMNRLQDDYDPYAVEEPSDEEPALSSSEDEVDVLLHGTPDQKRKLIRECLTGESESSSEDEFEKEMEAELNSTIKTMEDKLSSLETGSSGDGIVGTAPTKYYDNIYFDSDSEDEDKAATMVLEYSDHVNNSSLFRIAMLS; this is translated from the exons ATGGTATCGGAGGGGCTGGTCACTATGAACCGCCTCCAAGACGACTATGACCCGTACGCAGTTGAGGAGCCTAGCGACGAGGAGCCGGCTTTGAGCAG TTCTGAAGATGAGGTGGATGTGCTTTTACATGGAACTCCTGACCAAAAACGAAAACTTATCAGAGAATGCCTTACTGGGGAAAGTGAATCCTCTAGTGAagatgaatttgaaaaagaaatggaagctgAATTAAATTCTACCATAAAAACAATGGAGGACAAGTTATCTTCTCTAGAAACAG GGTCTTCAGGAGATGGGATAGTTGGAACAGCTCCGACAAAGTACTATGACAATATATATTTTGATTCTGATTCTGAAGATGAAGACAAAGCAG CTACCATGGTTTTGGAATACAGCGACCACGTCAACAACAGCAGCCTGTTCCGAATAGCGATGCTGTCTTGA
- the LOC102400198 gene encoding 60S ribosomal protein L39, producing MSSHKTFRIKRFLAKKQKQNRPIPQWIRMKTGNKIRYNSKRRHWRRTKLGL from the coding sequence ATGTCTTCTCACAAGACTTTCAGGATCAAGCGATTCCTGgccaagaaacaaaagcagaatcGTCCCATTCCTCAatggattcgaatgaaaactggcAATAAAATCAGGTACAACTCCAAGAGAAGACATTGGAGAAGAACCAAGCTGGGTCTATAA